A window from Litorilinea aerophila encodes these proteins:
- a CDS encoding Ig-like domain-containing protein, giving the protein MTKPNRFIAPVCAWAFGLGLLMALVTGLTVTLSPQRVTAAPLPVPHFVPTLLSTTPDANARHVPRNTAVSASFQEAMNPSSVTPSTFVVHGSQSGLIAGTYAVSGDGQTVSLTPAASLFPGERVDAILTTGLANTSGEPLDAPHVWQFWAQAGIATGIYGFSGQPLGAANQQSYAVAAGDLNQDGFPDLVVGNAKAGGHNTIYLNDGTGSFGTISQTLPTLDSTRSVLLVDMDMDGDLDLVVGNHGKQNYIYLNNGNGTFATPGLPFGPDNDTTYSLAAGDLDGNGTIDLVVGNVITSPMGIYFNNGNATFSSQSYTLPVEGQVWSVALGDVDGDGDLDLAVGNYSNPNQIFLNDGHGNFIQPGINLRDATDLTHRLVLGDVDGDGDLDAVTANAGLNYVYYNNGDGTFSANRHPFGVSYDNSMGLALGDVDGDGDLDVVVANDVGAAKNPGESGNVVYLNDGDGTFDTTAYLFGGVSDRSQAVALADFDGDGDLDLAAVNAAMAGENPVPQQSAVYFNANASDPAITFSMQPTSTVPGGTVRYFLRFQNQGQAASHQVIITITLPAQVTITNIETSGAPVTMSGSGQIRVFQAGSLAAQASGQITVTGTLVTGLAPNTQFSATASITGSGDGYLLNNNASAVGQVLNGPPNAVDDSFTIPEDSPNTALSVLANDSDPNGDPLSIYAVGIPDHGGVVNFNASTITYRPAANFAGTEVFTYTARDGRGGYGTANVIVTVTPVNDPPDARNDSATVDEDSGDTFIDVLANDTSAPDTGETLTVIAVGTPSRGGTVSFTPGGVTYRPAPNYNGVETFTYTISDGNGGTDSAQVTVTVNPVNDPPDARDDTATVDEDSQDNLINVLQNDRITPDVDEILTVIAVGTPSQGGTATLTGGQVRYTPAPNFFGIETFTYTISDGNGGTDSAQVTVTVNPVNDPPDARDDTATVDEDSQNNLINVLANDTSAPDTGETLTVTAVGTPSQGGTATLTGGQVRYTPAPNFFGIETFTYTISDGNGGTDSAQVSVTVNPVNDPPDARDDTATVLQNAGATPINVLANDTYLPDAPETLTIVGVGVASAGGSVSFSVDQVFYTPPPNFIGTDTFAYTISDGNGGTDSAQVTVTVTPSSNPPANHPPAARDDVATVSKNSHSNRLDVLANDSTEPDTGEQLSIIAVNDLSAGGTVTFTARYVFYTPKTDFTGVETFAYTVDDGRGGTDWAVVTVTVTGTTGSPGNPPGDPSPGDPPGTGNRAPVAVNDNYSTVQGQTLTVSAAEGVLQNDQDEDGDTLTAELVADVVQGTLSLQPDGSFVYTAPATFSGTTTFSYRAYDGQAYSGAATVVISVQAESSGNLELDKQIFLPVIQRATE; this is encoded by the coding sequence ATGACAAAGCCCAACAGATTTATCGCCCCGGTCTGCGCATGGGCATTTGGCCTGGGTCTGCTCATGGCCCTGGTTACCGGGCTGACTGTGACCCTATCACCCCAACGGGTGACGGCCGCGCCGCTCCCAGTGCCCCATTTTGTCCCCACTCTGCTCTCGACCACGCCAGACGCTAATGCCCGCCACGTCCCCAGGAACACGGCCGTTTCGGCCAGCTTCCAGGAAGCCATGAACCCATCCTCGGTGACGCCCAGCACCTTTGTGGTCCACGGCAGCCAGAGCGGCCTCATCGCGGGCACGTATGCTGTCAGCGGAGATGGCCAGACGGTCAGCCTGACCCCAGCAGCCAGCCTGTTCCCGGGCGAACGGGTGGATGCCATCCTCACCACCGGGCTCGCCAACACCAGCGGCGAACCCCTGGACGCGCCCCATGTCTGGCAGTTCTGGGCCCAGGCGGGCATCGCCACCGGCATTTACGGCTTCAGTGGCCAGCCCCTGGGCGCAGCCAACCAGCAGAGCTACGCAGTGGCAGCAGGCGACCTCAACCAGGATGGCTTTCCCGACCTGGTGGTGGGCAACGCCAAGGCCGGCGGCCACAACACCATCTACCTTAACGATGGCACGGGCTCCTTCGGCACCATCAGCCAGACCCTGCCCACCCTGGACTCCACCCGCAGCGTCCTGCTGGTCGATATGGACATGGACGGCGACCTGGACCTGGTGGTAGGCAACCACGGCAAGCAAAATTACATCTACCTCAACAACGGCAACGGCACCTTTGCCACCCCCGGCCTGCCCTTTGGCCCCGATAACGACACCACCTACTCGCTGGCGGCCGGTGACCTGGACGGCAACGGAACCATCGACCTGGTGGTGGGCAATGTCATCACCTCGCCCATGGGCATCTACTTCAACAACGGCAACGCCACCTTCTCCAGCCAGAGCTACACCCTGCCTGTAGAAGGCCAGGTGTGGAGTGTGGCCCTGGGGGATGTGGATGGCGACGGCGACCTGGACCTGGCCGTGGGCAACTATAGCAACCCCAACCAGATCTTCCTCAACGACGGCCACGGCAACTTTATCCAGCCCGGCATCAACCTGCGGGACGCGACCGACCTGACCCACCGCCTGGTCCTGGGGGATGTGGACGGCGACGGCGACCTGGATGCCGTGACAGCCAACGCCGGTCTGAACTACGTCTACTACAACAACGGCGACGGCACCTTCAGCGCCAACCGCCACCCTTTCGGGGTGAGCTATGACAACAGCATGGGGCTTGCCCTGGGGGATGTGGACGGCGACGGCGACCTGGATGTGGTGGTGGCCAACGACGTGGGCGCAGCCAAGAATCCGGGCGAAAGCGGCAACGTGGTTTACCTGAACGATGGCGACGGCACCTTTGATACCACCGCCTACCTCTTCGGCGGCGTGAGTGACCGCAGCCAGGCGGTCGCTCTGGCCGACTTCGACGGCGACGGCGACCTGGATCTGGCGGCCGTCAACGCGGCCATGGCCGGCGAAAATCCCGTTCCCCAGCAGAGCGCGGTCTACTTCAACGCCAACGCCTCCGATCCGGCCATCACCTTCAGCATGCAACCCACGTCGACCGTCCCCGGCGGCACCGTGCGCTATTTCCTGCGCTTCCAGAACCAGGGACAGGCTGCCTCGCACCAGGTGATCATCACCATCACCCTGCCCGCCCAGGTCACCATCACCAACATCGAAACCAGCGGCGCGCCCGTCACCATGAGCGGATCTGGCCAGATCCGGGTCTTCCAGGCGGGCTCCCTGGCCGCCCAGGCATCCGGCCAGATCACGGTAACCGGTACGCTGGTGACCGGCCTGGCGCCGAACACCCAGTTCTCCGCGACGGCCAGTATCACCGGCAGCGGTGACGGCTATCTGCTGAACAACAATGCCAGTGCAGTAGGACAGGTACTCAACGGTCCACCCAACGCGGTGGATGATTCCTTTACCATTCCGGAGGATTCCCCCAATACCGCCCTCTCGGTGCTGGCCAATGATTCAGATCCCAACGGCGATCCCCTCTCCATCTACGCAGTAGGGATCCCTGATCACGGCGGCGTGGTGAACTTCAATGCCAGCACCATCACCTATCGACCGGCAGCCAACTTCGCTGGGACGGAAGTCTTCACCTACACGGCCCGGGATGGACGGGGCGGCTATGGCACGGCCAACGTCATCGTCACCGTCACCCCTGTCAACGACCCGCCCGACGCCCGCAACGACAGCGCCACCGTGGATGAAGACAGCGGCGACACCTTCATCGATGTGCTGGCCAACGACACCAGCGCGCCGGACACGGGCGAAACCCTCACCGTGATCGCGGTGGGCACGCCCAGCCGGGGCGGCACGGTCAGCTTCACACCGGGCGGTGTCACCTATCGACCGGCGCCGAACTACAACGGAGTCGAGACTTTCACCTACACCATCAGCGACGGCAACGGCGGCACCGACTCCGCCCAGGTTACCGTCACCGTCAACCCGGTCAACGACCCGCCCGACGCCCGGGACGACACCGCCACAGTGGACGAGGATAGCCAGGACAACCTGATCAACGTTCTTCAAAACGACCGCATCACGCCGGATGTCGATGAGATTCTGACAGTCATCGCAGTGGGCACCCCCAGCCAGGGCGGCACCGCCACCCTCACCGGCGGCCAGGTCCGCTACACGCCGGCGCCCAACTTCTTCGGCATCGAGACCTTCACCTACACCATCAGCGACGGCAATGGCGGCACCGACTCCGCCCAGGTCACCGTCACCGTCAACCCTGTCAACGACCCGCCCGACGCGCGGGACGATACCGCCACAGTGGACGAGGACAGCCAAAACAACCTGATCAACGTCCTGGCCAACGACACCAGCGCGCCGGACACGGGCGAGACCCTGACCGTCACTGCGGTGGGCACCCCCAGCCAGGGCGGCACCGCCACCCTCACCGGCGGCCAGGTCCGCTACACGCCGGCGCCCAACTTCTTCGGCATCGAGACCTTCACCTACACCATCAGCGACGGCAACGGCGGCACCGACTCCGCCCAGGTTTCCGTCACCGTCAACCCCGTCAACGACCCGCCCGACGCCCGGGACGACACCGCCACGGTGCTGCAGAATGCCGGCGCCACCCCCATCAACGTCCTGGCCAATGACACCTACCTGCCAGACGCGCCGGAGACCCTGACCATCGTGGGCGTGGGCGTCGCCAGCGCCGGGGGCAGCGTCAGCTTCAGCGTGGATCAGGTGTTCTACACGCCCCCGCCCAACTTCATCGGCACCGATACCTTCGCCTACACCATCAGCGACGGCAACGGCGGCACCGACTCCGCCCAGGTCACCGTCACCGTGACGCCCTCCTCGAACCCGCCCGCCAACCACCCGCCCGCGGCCCGGGACGACGTGGCTACGGTTAGCAAGAATAGCCACAGCAACCGCCTGGATGTGCTGGCCAACGACAGCACCGAGCCAGATACGGGCGAACAGCTCTCCATTATCGCTGTCAACGACCTGAGCGCGGGCGGCACAGTCACCTTCACCGCACGCTATGTGTTCTACACACCGAAGACAGATTTTACCGGCGTAGAAACTTTCGCGTACACGGTGGACGACGGCAGAGGCGGCACCGATTGGGCGGTAGTGACTGTCACGGTCACCGGCACCACGGGGTCACCCGGTAATCCGCCCGGCGATCCGTCTCCTGGCGACCCGCCCGGCACCGGTAACCGGGCGCCAGTGGCGGTCAACGATAACTACTCCACCGTGCAGGGGCAGACGTTGACCGTCAGCGCGGCAGAAGGGGTGCTGCAGAACGACCAGGATGAGGATGGTGACACCCTCACGGCGGAACTGGTAGCCGACGTGGTCCAGGGTACCCTGTCCCTCCAACCAGATGGCTCCTTCGTCTACACCGCGCCGGCCACCTTCTCCGGCACCACGACCTTCAGCTACCGGGCCTACGACGGCCAGGCCTATTCCGGGGCCGCAACCGTCGTCATCTCGGTCCAGGCCGAAAGCAGTGGCAACCTGGAGTTGGATAAACAGATCTTCCTGCCCGTCATCCAACGGGCGACAGAATGA
- a CDS encoding ABC transporter ATP-binding protein, with translation MNVTFENLTKRFGDVVAVDNISMEIKDGEFVALLGPSGCGKTTTLLMTAGIYKPTSGAIRFGDRVMNHVQPKDRNIGMVFQSYALYPHMTVYENIVFPMKLKKVPKQMMDQRARQVADMMGIGHLLDRRPGQLSGGQQQRVALGRALAKEPDLLLFDEPLSNLDARLRLSMRAEIKRLQLELGITSIYVTHDQVEAMTMADRIAVIQNGILQAYCSPDELYDQPRTLFIAGFVGNPPMNFLDVTVVQEEGTYHARRPGFDATVTPSRGAKAAGRGEVILGIRPEDITVSRTAMPGAFQAEVYVVEPLGRDDLVTVRFDGAELHVLVDPSMDLQMGESVYVVLDGERVQFFDPQTEKSLLW, from the coding sequence ATGAATGTAACCTTTGAAAATCTGACCAAACGCTTCGGGGATGTGGTGGCAGTGGACAACATCTCCATGGAAATCAAAGACGGCGAGTTTGTGGCCCTGTTGGGCCCTTCGGGCTGCGGCAAGACCACCACCCTGCTCATGACTGCGGGCATCTACAAGCCCACCTCAGGCGCTATCCGTTTCGGCGACCGGGTGATGAATCACGTCCAGCCCAAAGACCGCAACATCGGCATGGTCTTCCAGAGCTATGCCCTCTACCCCCACATGACGGTGTACGAAAACATCGTCTTCCCCATGAAGCTGAAAAAGGTGCCCAAACAGATGATGGACCAGCGGGCTCGCCAGGTGGCGGATATGATGGGCATCGGCCACCTGCTGGATCGCCGGCCCGGCCAGCTTTCGGGGGGGCAACAGCAGCGGGTGGCCCTGGGGCGGGCCCTGGCCAAGGAGCCAGACCTGCTGCTCTTCGATGAGCCTTTGAGCAACCTGGATGCACGCCTGCGTCTGAGCATGCGGGCCGAGATTAAACGCCTGCAGCTGGAGCTGGGCATCACCTCCATCTACGTCACCCACGACCAGGTGGAGGCCATGACCATGGCCGACCGCATCGCCGTCATCCAAAACGGCATCCTCCAGGCCTACTGCTCGCCCGACGAGCTCTACGACCAGCCGAGAACCCTATTCATCGCCGGCTTTGTGGGGAACCCGCCCATGAACTTCCTGGATGTGACCGTGGTCCAGGAGGAGGGGACCTATCATGCCCGGCGGCCCGGTTTTGATGCCACGGTGACACCCTCCCGTGGCGCCAAGGCCGCGGGCCGGGGCGAGGTAATCCTGGGCATCCGCCCCGAGGACATCACCGTGAGTCGGACGGCCATGCCCGGCGCGTTCCAGGCCGAAGTCTACGTGGTGGAGCCCCTGGGGCGGGACGACCTGGTCACCGTGCGCTTCGATGGGGCAGAGCTTCATGTCCTGGTGGATCCTTCCATGGATCTGCAAATGGGCGAGTCGGTCTACGTTGTCCTGGACGGCGAGCGGGTCCAGTTCTTCGATCCCCAGACCGAGAAGTCGCTCCTCTGGTGA
- a CDS encoding carbohydrate ABC transporter permease — protein MNDTMGAGSRWRVIFPLAVLAILTIPIVIGYIWVFVSTFAQRTHGLIPVDADGQFGGLTLRNWSFLWEDPIIWRLVVNTFVLALGLTVGVVLVSSLAGYALSRISFPGRRAFLATTLVLHAFPSVTLLIAIYFVLRWIAGIPVLGRGLPLIGGFGYNTLGGVILVSVALELPLGVWLMKGFFDQISWDVERAALIDGCSRFRVWWQIVMPLIRPGIAALSIFSFISGWNAFLIPYTFLTTQDQSTIAPYLRGLISDTAPVNYSTVAAVGLFQLIPVLIFFIFTQEYLLNIFGGGTKGGT, from the coding sequence ATGAACGATACCATGGGGGCGGGCAGCCGTTGGCGGGTGATCTTTCCGCTGGCGGTCCTGGCCATCCTGACCATTCCCATCGTCATCGGCTACATCTGGGTCTTCGTCTCTACCTTTGCCCAGCGCACCCACGGGCTGATCCCCGTGGATGCGGACGGCCAGTTCGGCGGCCTGACCCTGCGCAACTGGTCGTTCCTGTGGGAGGATCCCATCATCTGGCGGCTGGTGGTCAACACCTTCGTGTTGGCCCTGGGGCTGACCGTGGGCGTGGTGTTGGTCTCTTCCCTGGCCGGCTACGCCCTTTCCCGCATCAGCTTCCCAGGCCGTCGGGCATTTCTGGCCACGACCCTGGTGCTCCACGCCTTCCCCAGCGTGACCCTGCTCATCGCCATCTATTTTGTGCTGCGCTGGATCGCGGGGATACCCGTGCTGGGGCGGGGGCTGCCCCTCATCGGCGGCTTCGGCTACAACACCCTGGGCGGTGTGATCCTGGTCAGCGTGGCCCTGGAGCTGCCCCTGGGCGTGTGGCTGATGAAAGGGTTCTTCGACCAGATCTCCTGGGACGTGGAGCGGGCTGCCCTCATCGATGGCTGTTCCCGCTTTCGGGTCTGGTGGCAGATTGTGATGCCCCTGATCCGGCCGGGCATTGCGGCCCTCTCCATCTTCTCGTTTATCTCCGGCTGGAATGCCTTCCTGATTCCCTACACCTTCCTCACGACCCAGGACCAGAGCACCATCGCCCCGTATCTGCGGGGGCTGATCAGCGACACCGCGCCGGTCAACTACAGCACCGTGGCCGCGGTGGGCCTCTTTCAGCTCATCCCGGTGCTGATTTTCTTCATCTTTACCCAGGAATATCTGCTGAATATCTTCGGCGGTGGCACAAAAGGTGGCACGTAA
- a CDS encoding carbohydrate ABC transporter permease, whose amino-acid sequence MTTATTEGTVQPAALQVRESWGDTLRRAIGPLLFMAPATLLVIVFFFVPVLITVGLSATDLSSATGFQNWKWIGLENYRRIANNPQSGPILWNTAKYVVLTLSLFNIGMALVVALLSVHIPRRAGFFFRALWLLPRITPSVVYIMMWKYIAADAPYGILNTHLLEPLGVEPTNWIPAQPWLFVVMTNGFIGASFGMIIFTSAIESIPRDYLIAALVDGCSLLQRIRYVILPMIRWPLLFVTTYQTLSLLTSFEYILLLTDGQFNTEVWSLWAYHRALNNYWGNFQWGFGAALATVLVAVGIVLAIIYMRYFQFNELVQEPKIEAL is encoded by the coding sequence ATGACGACTGCCACCACAGAAGGGACGGTCCAGCCGGCGGCGCTGCAGGTACGGGAGAGTTGGGGCGATACCCTGCGCCGGGCCATCGGCCCGCTGCTCTTCATGGCGCCGGCTACCCTGTTGGTGATCGTATTCTTTTTTGTTCCGGTGTTGATTACTGTGGGTCTGTCGGCCACGGATCTGAGTTCAGCCACAGGTTTCCAGAATTGGAAGTGGATCGGGCTGGAAAATTACCGGCGCATTGCCAATAACCCCCAGTCCGGTCCCATCCTGTGGAACACGGCCAAGTATGTGGTGCTGACCCTGAGTCTCTTCAACATTGGCATGGCGCTGGTGGTGGCCCTGCTGAGCGTCCACATTCCACGCCGGGCTGGCTTCTTCTTCCGGGCCCTCTGGCTGCTGCCTCGCATCACGCCGTCGGTGGTCTACATCATGATGTGGAAATACATCGCAGCCGACGCGCCCTACGGCATTTTGAACACCCACCTGCTGGAGCCCTTGGGCGTGGAGCCCACCAACTGGATCCCGGCCCAGCCCTGGCTCTTCGTGGTGATGACCAACGGCTTCATCGGTGCTTCCTTCGGCATGATCATCTTCACCTCGGCCATTGAATCCATCCCTCGAGATTACCTGATCGCGGCCCTGGTGGATGGCTGTTCCCTGCTCCAGCGCATCCGTTACGTGATCCTGCCCATGATCCGCTGGCCGCTGCTCTTCGTCACCACCTACCAGACCCTGTCCCTGCTTACTTCCTTTGAGTACATCCTGCTGTTGACCGACGGCCAGTTCAATACCGAGGTCTGGTCCCTGTGGGCGTATCACCGGGCGCTGAACAACTACTGGGGCAATTTCCAGTGGGGCTTTGGGGCCGCCCTGGCCACCGTGTTGGTGGCGGTGGGCATCGTCCTGGCCATTATCTACATGCGCTATTTCCAATTCAACGAGCTGGTTCAGGAGCCGAAGATCGAGGCCCTTTGA
- a CDS encoding sugar ABC transporter substrate-binding protein: MPQRTVMKQVALGMILALLALVLAACPAPAQPGAPASSGQEAAPAEASGPVEITVWAQANNVEHWRADGPAKAAEMVTDFEITVNPVNDDSGWGDYKKKFTLAADAGEAPDIVLSGHEDVPVWANAGYIIEFTECRESYPEFDDVIDSLWDSVTWQGKIWGVPQDTEARPMYYNKTKLAELGWSEEEINSLPERIKNGEFTLDDLIVTAKQAVDAGVVEPGYGYWHRPSKGGDFLQYYHAYGGRLYDAEADKLVVTQDALEQWYAFQRRVVEEGITPENFIGTEWSIWHSTVSAGEVLFWNGGIWQWADWATNYVADKGGQDFLFSFAGYALQPSGIPGRPGSTLSHPLVYMITSPQASGRNNQAAACALLAKTTTPEINTLHAVESTHLGILKSQADYPEYANDRLLSDTLYMLDYNFYQPNHVMYGPYFDILWDFMVRAENGELSPADAASQAVQQLQAELGDYLIVE, translated from the coding sequence ATGCCACAGCGAACCGTGATGAAACAGGTTGCCCTTGGGATGATCCTTGCGCTTCTGGCGCTGGTCCTGGCGGCCTGCCCGGCGCCGGCCCAACCTGGCGCGCCGGCTTCCTCGGGCCAGGAGGCGGCGCCGGCCGAGGCCTCTGGCCCGGTGGAGATCACCGTCTGGGCCCAGGCCAACAACGTGGAGCACTGGCGGGCCGACGGGCCGGCCAAGGCCGCCGAGATGGTGACCGACTTTGAGATCACCGTCAACCCGGTCAACGATGATTCGGGCTGGGGCGACTACAAGAAGAAGTTCACCCTGGCTGCGGATGCCGGCGAAGCGCCCGATATTGTCCTCTCTGGCCATGAGGATGTGCCGGTGTGGGCCAATGCGGGCTACATCATCGAGTTCACCGAGTGTCGGGAGAGCTATCCCGAGTTCGATGATGTGATCGACAGCCTGTGGGATTCGGTAACGTGGCAGGGGAAGATCTGGGGCGTTCCCCAGGACACAGAAGCCCGGCCCATGTACTACAACAAGACCAAGCTGGCCGAGCTGGGTTGGTCCGAGGAGGAGATCAACAGCCTGCCCGAGCGCATCAAGAACGGCGAATTCACCCTGGATGATCTGATCGTCACCGCCAAGCAGGCCGTCGACGCCGGCGTGGTGGAGCCGGGCTACGGCTACTGGCATCGGCCCAGCAAGGGTGGCGACTTCCTCCAGTACTACCACGCCTATGGTGGCCGCCTGTACGATGCCGAGGCGGACAAGCTGGTGGTGACCCAGGACGCGCTGGAGCAGTGGTATGCCTTCCAGCGCCGGGTGGTGGAAGAGGGTATTACCCCGGAGAACTTCATCGGCACCGAGTGGAGCATCTGGCACAGCACCGTCTCTGCCGGCGAGGTGCTCTTCTGGAACGGCGGCATCTGGCAGTGGGCGGACTGGGCCACCAACTACGTGGCGGACAAGGGCGGGCAGGACTTCCTCTTCAGCTTCGCCGGCTACGCCCTGCAGCCTTCGGGCATCCCCGGTCGGCCCGGCTCGACCCTCAGCCATCCCCTGGTCTACATGATCACCTCGCCCCAGGCGTCCGGCCGCAACAACCAGGCTGCCGCCTGTGCGCTCCTGGCCAAGACCACCACGCCGGAGATCAACACCCTCCACGCGGTGGAAAGCACCCACCTGGGCATCCTCAAATCCCAGGCGGACTATCCAGAGTATGCCAACGACCGGCTGCTCTCTGATACCCTGTACATGCTGGACTACAACTTCTACCAGCCCAACCATGTGATGTATGGGCCGTACTTCGACATCCTGTGGGACTTCATGGTGCGGGCGGAGAACGGCGAGCTTTCGCCGGCCGATGCGGCCAGCCAGGCTGTCCAGCAGCTGCAGGCGGAGCTTGGCGACTATTTGATCGTTGAGTAG